In Pseudomonas fluorescens, a genomic segment contains:
- a CDS encoding aldehyde dehydrogenase family protein, giving the protein MVAALLDRLGVNPALYQSGKQPVHSPIDGSRIGSVHWEGAAEVEQQVSRAEHAFEAWRKVPAPRRGELVRQFGDVLREYKADLGELVSWEAGKITQEGLGEVQEMIDICDFAVGLSRQLYGLTIASERPGHHMRETWHPLGVVGVISAFNFPVAVWAWNTTLALVCGNAVIWKPSEKTPLTALACQALFERVLKNFKDAPQYLSQVIIGGRDAGAALVDDPRVALISATGSTRMGREVAPKVAARFARSILELGGNNAMILGPSADLDMAVRAILFSAVGTAGQRCTTLRRLIAHESVKEEIVTRLKAAYSKVRIGHPLEGNLIGPLIDKHGFDNMQDALEQALSEGGKVFGGKRQLEDKFPNAYYVSPAIVEMPEQSDVVCTETFAPILYVVGYTDFAEALRLNNAVPQGLSSCIFTTDVREAEQFMSAVGSDCGIANVNIGPSGAEIGGAFGGEKETGGGRESGSDAWRGYMRRQTNTVNYSLELPLAQGITFD; this is encoded by the coding sequence ATGGTTGCCGCATTGCTTGATCGTCTCGGGGTAAACCCGGCGCTGTACCAGTCGGGTAAACAGCCCGTGCATTCGCCGATTGATGGCAGCCGTATCGGCAGCGTGCACTGGGAAGGTGCCGCCGAGGTGGAGCAACAGGTCAGTCGCGCCGAGCATGCATTCGAGGCCTGGCGCAAAGTGCCAGCGCCACGCCGTGGTGAGCTGGTACGCCAATTCGGCGACGTGTTGCGTGAATACAAGGCCGACCTGGGCGAGCTGGTGTCCTGGGAAGCCGGCAAGATCACCCAGGAAGGCTTGGGTGAAGTGCAGGAAATGATCGATATCTGCGACTTCGCCGTCGGCCTGTCGCGCCAGCTGTACGGTTTGACCATCGCCTCTGAGCGCCCCGGCCACCATATGCGTGAAACCTGGCACCCGTTGGGCGTGGTCGGCGTGATCAGTGCTTTCAACTTCCCGGTGGCCGTATGGGCGTGGAACACCACCCTGGCCCTGGTGTGCGGCAACGCCGTCATCTGGAAGCCTTCGGAAAAGACCCCGCTCACTGCCCTGGCCTGCCAGGCGCTGTTCGAGCGCGTGCTGAAGAACTTCAAGGACGCCCCGCAGTACCTGAGCCAAGTGATCATCGGTGGTCGTGACGCCGGTGCCGCACTGGTGGATGACCCGCGTGTCGCCCTGATCAGCGCCACCGGCAGCACGCGTATGGGCCGCGAAGTCGCGCCGAAAGTCGCCGCGCGTTTCGCCCGCAGCATCCTTGAACTGGGCGGTAACAACGCAATGATCCTCGGCCCGAGCGCCGACCTGGACATGGCCGTGCGCGCGATCCTGTTCAGCGCCGTCGGCACCGCCGGCCAGCGTTGCACCACCCTGCGCCGCCTGATTGCCCACGAGTCGGTCAAGGAAGAAATTGTCACCCGCCTCAAGGCGGCCTATTCCAAGGTGCGCATCGGCCACCCGCTGGAAGGCAACCTGATTGGCCCGCTGATCGACAAGCACGGCTTCGACAATATGCAGGACGCCTTGGAGCAAGCCCTGAGTGAAGGCGGCAAGGTGTTTGGCGGTAAGCGTCAGTTGGAAGACAAGTTCCCGAATGCCTACTACGTGTCGCCAGCGATCGTGGAAATGCCCGAGCAGAGCGACGTGGTGTGCACCGAGACCTTCGCACCGATTCTCTACGTGGTCGGCTACACCGACTTTGCCGAAGCCCTGCGCCTGAACAACGCGGTGCCGCAAGGCTTGTCGTCGTGCATCTTCACCACCGATGTGCGCGAAGCCGAGCAGTTCATGTCGGCAGTGGGCAGTGACTGCGGTATTGCCAACGTCAACATCGGCCCGAGCGGCGCCGAAATCGGCGGCGCGTTTGGCGGTGAGAAAGAGACCGGCGGCGGTCGTGAGTCGGGTTCGGATGCATGGCGCGGTTACATGCGTCGCCAGACCAATACCGTGAACTACTCGCTGGAGTTGCCATTGGCCCAGGGCATTACCTTCGACTGA
- a CDS encoding NAD(P)/FAD-dependent oxidoreductase: MALRETCLWEHLTPGRPDRAALKGEVKVDVCVIGAGITGLSAAIHLLEQGKSVAVLEAHRTGHGGSGRNVGLVNAGLWIPPDEIEAGFGEAVGSQLNRMLGAAPSLVFSLVDKYNIDCQLRREGTLHMAHNARGEADLRSREEQWKRRGAPVELLTGQACEQATGTQKIAAALLDRRAGTLNPMAYTSGLANAAVGLGGQLFDHSPVTQLERQGSHWSVQTANGAVQAAQVVIASNAYTEGEWTELRRNFFPGYYYQVASAPLTDAAAQQILPGGQGSWDTRQVLSSIRRDADGRLLLGSLGNGSQKPTWFLKAWADRVQQHYFPYLKSVQWEYTWTGCIAFTPDHLMRLFEPAPGLVAVTGYNGRGVTTGSVVGKAFADYLCHQNPQALPIPFTPMQPLAAVGLRSCLYEAGFSLYHAGQCLRIVI, from the coding sequence ATGGCACTGCGCGAAACATGTTTGTGGGAACACCTCACCCCCGGCCGGCCGGATCGCGCCGCGCTCAAGGGCGAGGTCAAGGTGGATGTGTGCGTGATCGGTGCCGGGATCACCGGTTTGTCCGCGGCCATTCACTTGTTGGAACAGGGTAAAAGCGTCGCCGTGCTGGAAGCCCATCGCACCGGTCATGGCGGTTCGGGGCGCAACGTCGGGTTGGTCAATGCCGGCCTGTGGATTCCCCCGGACGAGATCGAAGCCGGTTTCGGCGAGGCGGTGGGCAGCCAGCTCAACCGCATGCTGGGTGCGGCACCGTCCCTGGTGTTCAGCCTGGTCGACAAATACAACATCGATTGCCAATTACGCCGCGAAGGCACCTTGCACATGGCGCACAACGCCCGTGGCGAAGCGGATCTGCGCAGTCGTGAAGAACAATGGAAGCGCCGTGGCGCGCCAGTCGAGCTGCTCACCGGCCAGGCCTGCGAGCAGGCCACCGGCACCCAAAAAATCGCCGCAGCCTTGCTGGACCGGCGCGCGGGCACCTTGAACCCGATGGCTTACACCAGTGGTTTGGCGAATGCGGCGGTCGGGCTGGGCGGGCAATTGTTCGACCATTCCCCGGTGACCCAGCTGGAACGCCAGGGTTCGCACTGGTCGGTGCAGACGGCCAACGGTGCGGTGCAGGCTGCACAAGTCGTGATCGCTTCCAATGCCTACACCGAAGGCGAATGGACCGAGTTACGGCGCAATTTCTTCCCCGGTTACTACTATCAGGTGGCTTCCGCCCCATTGACCGACGCCGCGGCCCAGCAAATCCTCCCCGGTGGCCAAGGTTCGTGGGACACACGCCAGGTCTTGAGCAGCATCCGCCGCGATGCCGATGGCCGCCTGTTGCTCGGCAGCCTGGGCAATGGCAGCCAGAAACCGACGTGGTTCCTCAAGGCGTGGGCCGATCGGGTGCAGCAGCATTACTTCCCGTACCTCAAATCGGTGCAATGGGAATACACCTGGACCGGTTGCATCGCGTTCACGCCCGATCACCTGATGCGCCTGTTCGAACCTGCCCCCGGCCTGGTCGCGGTAACGGGCTACAACGGGCGTGGCGTGACCACCGGCAGCGTGGTGGGCAAGGCATTCGCCGACTATTTGTGTCACCAGAATCCCCAGGCCCTGCCGATTCCGTTTACGCCAATGCAACCACTGGCCGCGGTGGGCCTGCGCAGCTGCCTTTATGAGGCCGGATTCTCGCTGTATCACGCAGGGCAATGCTTGAGGATCGTGATCTGA
- a CDS encoding branched-chain amino acid ABC transporter substrate-binding protein yields the protein MSQTFYKKGFLALAVAAALGVSTFVQADVKIGVAGPMTGANASFGEQYMKGAQAAAEVINKAGGINGEKVVLVAGDDACEPKQAVAVANRLADQDKVIGVVGHFCSSNTIPASEVYDEAGIIAITPGSTNPQVTERGLGAMFRMCGRDDQQGIVAGDYIVDVLKGKKVAVINDKDTYGKGLADATSAQLTKRGVKPVLEEGLTRGEKDFSALVTKIRSLGADVVYFGGLHPEAGPLVRQIREAGLKDVKFMSDDGVVTDELVATAGGAQYVDGVYMTFGADPRLLPDSKAVVEEFRKAGYEPEGYTLYAYASLQALAAGFNGAKSNKGEDAAKWLKAHPVKTVMGEKTWDAKGDLKVSDYVVYQWDKDGKYHQLEKQK from the coding sequence ATGTCCCAGACGTTTTACAAGAAAGGTTTTCTGGCCCTCGCCGTTGCAGCGGCACTGGGTGTTTCTACGTTTGTTCAAGCTGATGTGAAGATCGGCGTAGCGGGGCCCATGACCGGCGCCAACGCGTCGTTCGGTGAGCAGTACATGAAAGGTGCCCAGGCGGCAGCCGAGGTGATCAACAAGGCCGGCGGTATCAACGGCGAGAAGGTCGTGCTGGTTGCCGGTGACGATGCGTGTGAGCCGAAGCAGGCTGTGGCCGTGGCCAACCGCCTGGCGGACCAGGACAAAGTGATTGGCGTGGTCGGGCACTTCTGCTCGTCGAACACCATCCCGGCCTCCGAGGTTTACGACGAAGCGGGCATCATCGCGATCACCCCTGGCTCTACCAACCCACAAGTGACCGAACGCGGCCTGGGCGCCATGTTCCGTATGTGCGGCCGTGACGACCAGCAAGGCATCGTCGCCGGCGATTACATCGTCGACGTGCTCAAGGGCAAGAAAGTCGCGGTCATCAACGACAAGGACACCTACGGCAAAGGCCTGGCCGACGCCACCTCCGCCCAGTTGACCAAGCGCGGCGTCAAGCCGGTGCTGGAAGAGGGCCTGACCCGTGGCGAGAAAGACTTCAGCGCCCTGGTCACCAAAATCCGCTCCCTGGGCGCCGACGTCGTGTACTTCGGTGGCCTGCACCCGGAAGCCGGTCCGCTGGTCCGCCAGATTCGTGAAGCGGGCCTCAAAGACGTCAAGTTCATGTCCGATGACGGCGTGGTGACCGATGAACTGGTGGCCACCGCTGGCGGCGCGCAATACGTCGATGGCGTGTACATGACCTTTGGTGCCGACCCGCGCCTGCTGCCAGACAGCAAGGCCGTCGTGGAAGAGTTCCGCAAGGCCGGTTATGAGCCAGAAGGCTACACCCTGTACGCCTACGCCTCGCTGCAGGCCCTGGCCGCCGGTTTCAACGGCGCCAAGTCCAACAAGGGCGAAGACGCCGCCAAATGGCTGAAAGCGCACCCGGTCAAAACCGTGATGGGCGAGAAGACCTGGGACGCGAAGGGCGACTTGAAAGTCTCCGACTACGTGGTTTACCAGTGGGATAAAGACGGCAAATACCACCAGCTGGAAAAGCAGAAGTAA